From the Candidatus Abyssobacteria bacterium SURF_5 genome, one window contains:
- a CDS encoding long-chain-fatty-acid--CoA ligase, translated as MKVPERKNFPPKAYEGIVRENYEGIEMSHYRDRPNNLVELLARSVGSFPNREAVVDDNARLTYKDFDNLANNLAYYLQELGVKKGDRIAILMPNSWEFAVAYYGIIRIGAIAVLLNWRCSSSEIEYMLNDSGASYLLMNSEYWDKIKPVQKQLRLKGIHCCGEAAPAATKPFGDLLKQAPKSVKADPPVIQSDGAAILYTSGTTGRPKGALQTHRNCVSNAIIASRLAEGSETDRTLIIAPMFHATGINSQLTAFLSIGGCCVIRPFFLPNDTLAKIQEEKITFGAGVAAMFYFLLNLPDWADYDLSSLKYFFMGGSPVPVELFNQLAKALPHVKFGNVWGLTESTSIVTYNPHVDILRIPEAVGPPVPVLEVKVLDPDAKEQERGAVGELCVKGPSVVRGYWNNPEASRNTIIDGWLRTGDLGYMDEDGYVYIVDRIKDMIVSGGENIYCIEVENALMQHPAVLDAAVVGVPDPVMQEAVKAVICLKPGMTATENEIKEHCKKLIASYKKPKHVVFSDSMLPRNPGGKVLKSALKDM; from the coding sequence ATGAAGGTGCCCGAACGAAAGAATTTTCCTCCAAAAGCATACGAAGGCATTGTTCGCGAAAACTATGAGGGCATCGAGATGAGCCATTACCGCGATCGGCCCAATAACCTGGTCGAACTACTTGCCCGCTCGGTTGGCAGTTTCCCGAACCGCGAGGCGGTGGTCGATGATAACGCGCGGCTCACCTACAAGGATTTCGACAACCTGGCGAACAACCTGGCGTACTACCTGCAGGAGCTGGGCGTGAAGAAAGGCGACCGCATCGCAATCCTCATGCCCAATTCGTGGGAATTCGCGGTGGCATACTACGGCATCATCCGAATCGGCGCGATCGCTGTCCTTCTCAACTGGCGATGCTCCTCTTCCGAAATCGAATACATGCTGAACGATTCCGGCGCATCTTATCTCCTCATGAATTCAGAATACTGGGATAAAATCAAACCCGTTCAGAAACAGCTCCGCCTGAAAGGCATTCACTGTTGCGGAGAGGCGGCTCCCGCCGCCACAAAACCTTTCGGCGACCTTTTGAAGCAGGCGCCGAAATCGGTGAAAGCTGATCCGCCGGTCATCCAATCTGACGGAGCGGCGATACTCTATACTTCAGGAACAACGGGCAGACCAAAAGGCGCCCTGCAAACCCACCGCAATTGTGTCTCCAACGCGATCATCGCTTCCCGACTCGCCGAAGGAAGCGAAACCGACCGGACCCTCATCATCGCTCCCATGTTCCATGCCACTGGCATCAATTCCCAGTTGACTGCCTTCCTCTCGATCGGCGGCTGCTGCGTCATCCGTCCCTTCTTCCTCCCGAACGACACGCTCGCAAAAATTCAGGAGGAGAAGATAACCTTCGGAGCCGGTGTCGCGGCGATGTTCTATTTCCTTTTGAACCTGCCCGATTGGGCGGATTATGACCTGAGCTCGCTCAAGTATTTCTTCATGGGAGGCTCGCCGGTGCCCGTCGAACTTTTCAATCAACTTGCCAAAGCGCTTCCCCATGTCAAATTCGGCAATGTATGGGGACTCACCGAATCCACCTCCATCGTGACCTATAATCCGCATGTCGATATCCTGCGCATACCCGAGGCGGTTGGTCCGCCCGTGCCTGTCCTGGAGGTGAAAGTGCTCGATCCGGACGCGAAGGAACAGGAGCGCGGCGCCGTCGGCGAGTTGTGCGTCAAAGGGCCGAGCGTGGTAAGAGGCTACTGGAACAATCCCGAAGCCAGCCGCAATACCATCATTGATGGCTGGCTCCGCACCGGCGACCTCGGCTACATGGATGAAGATGGATACGTCTATATCGTCGACCGGATCAAGGACATGATCGTATCCGGCGGCGAAAACATATACTGCATCGAGGTCGAGAATGCGCTCATGCAGCATCCCGCCGTGCTTGATGCCGCCGTGGTTGGCGTGCCGGATCCGGTGATGCAGGAAGCGGTGAAAGCGGTCATTTGTTTGAAGCCGGGTATGACCGCAACCGAAAATGAAATCAAGGAGCACTGCAAGAAGCTCATCGCAAGCTACAAAAAACCGAAACATGTTGTCTTCAGCGACTCGATGCTCCCGCGGAATCCCGGGGGAAAGGTTTTGAAAAGCGCGCTGAAAGACATGTAG
- a CDS encoding 3-hydroxyacyl-CoA dehydrogenase, which yields MDIQGKTALVTGGASGLGEATVRTLVGAGANAVVLDVNEDLGKKLASDLSGKATFVKTDVTSEADANQAIERARHEYGGVHFCINCAGTGLARRTVSKSGYHELNSFEWLIKLNLIGTFNVASKAAFAMTFNEPNKNGERGVIVNVASIAAFDGQIGQAAYSASKGGVVGMTLPMARDLAGVGIRVVTIAPGLFDTPLMAMLPEENRQALHASVPFPRRLGLPQEFAMLVEQIIRNPYINGETIRLDGALRMAPK from the coding sequence ATGGATATTCAAGGAAAAACTGCTCTTGTTACCGGCGGCGCTTCCGGTCTTGGCGAAGCGACCGTGAGAACTTTGGTCGGGGCGGGCGCGAATGCCGTCGTTCTGGACGTCAACGAAGACCTGGGAAAAAAATTGGCTTCCGACCTGTCCGGAAAGGCCACTTTTGTGAAGACAGATGTGACCAGCGAGGCCGACGCCAATCAGGCAATCGAACGGGCGAGGCACGAATATGGCGGGGTTCATTTTTGTATTAACTGCGCCGGAACGGGACTGGCAAGGCGGACCGTTTCAAAAAGCGGATATCATGAACTCAATTCGTTCGAATGGCTGATCAAGTTGAACCTCATTGGAACGTTCAATGTCGCCAGTAAAGCGGCCTTCGCAATGACCTTCAATGAGCCGAACAAGAACGGCGAGCGAGGCGTAATAGTGAATGTCGCCAGCATCGCCGCGTTTGACGGCCAGATAGGGCAGGCGGCTTATTCCGCATCCAAGGGCGGAGTCGTCGGAATGACTCTTCCAATGGCGCGTGATCTGGCGGGAGTTGGTATTCGAGTGGTCACCATTGCACCGGGCCTGTTCGACACGCCGTTGATGGCCATGCTGCCCGAGGAGAACCGCCAGGCGCTTCACGCCTCGGTCCCGTTTCCGCGGCGGCTGGGGCTGCCGCAGGAATTCGCCATGCTGGTCGAGCAGATTATCCGCAACCCCTATATCAACGGAGAGACCATCCGTCTCGACGGCGCGCTCCGCATGGCGCCGAAATAA
- a CDS encoding prepilin-type N-terminal cleavage/methylation domain-containing protein: MKRFFRPRQGFTLVELLVVIAIIGILAAILLPALAKARESARRTACVNNLKQLGMIFVLYANENSGDYPPCQNQSATFMFEPNALYPEYLTDAAIMACPSDPEYDPKTNFRLVVDTTLSDGSFNSTGQAFHSGVVHPDCIGPLSYVYAGWLLTNDSESLAGLAIYSWLDSVMPISVSNSDGWRGRDINIASFGFSGSGNGGSSYIMRLSYDVDRYMLRDINQVLSSGGSPGLGALLPLMWDQVSTNISEFSHVPAGMNVLYLDGHVEFRRYDKTTDQFPVSPIYAAMNGGIEAKSLNYCP, encoded by the coding sequence ATGAAGCGTTTCTTTCGTCCGCGGCAAGGGTTTACGCTTGTCGAACTTCTGGTCGTTATAGCCATCATCGGGATACTGGCTGCAATCCTGCTGCCTGCTTTGGCGAAAGCGCGGGAATCCGCCAGGCGGACGGCCTGTGTAAATAACCTGAAGCAATTAGGAATGATTTTCGTTCTCTACGCGAACGAGAATTCCGGCGATTATCCGCCTTGTCAGAACCAGAGCGCGACGTTCATGTTTGAGCCGAATGCGCTGTATCCTGAGTACCTGACTGATGCAGCCATTATGGCCTGTCCCTCGGATCCCGAGTATGACCCGAAGACCAATTTCCGCTTGGTTGTGGATACGACACTCAGCGACGGCTCCTTCAATTCGACCGGTCAGGCGTTCCACAGCGGAGTCGTTCATCCGGATTGTATCGGTCCGCTCAGCTACGTGTACGCCGGTTGGCTGCTGACAAACGATAGTGAGTCGCTGGCGGGCCTTGCGATTTATAGCTGGCTGGATTCGGTTATGCCAATCAGCGTCTCCAATTCGGACGGGTGGCGAGGGCGCGACATCAATATTGCTTCGTTCGGATTCAGCGGTTCGGGCAATGGGGGAAGCAGCTACATCATGCGGCTGTCCTATGATGTCGACCGGTATATGCTGAGAGACATCAATCAGGTATTATCTTCCGGCGGCTCTCCCGGTCTCGGGGCTTTACTTCCGCTTATGTGGGACCAGGTATCGACGAACATAAGCGAGTTCAGCCATGTCCCGGCGGGAATGAACGTGTTGTATCTAGACGGGCATGTTGAATTCAGGCGATACGACAAGACGACAGATCAGTTTCCTGTGTCTCCCATCTACGCAGCCATGAACGGAGGGATAGAGGCCAAATCTTTGAATTATTGTCCGTGA
- a CDS encoding amidase, producing MGSADELTFLDATAQAELVRRKELKPIEMVEAAIQRAERLNPKLNAIVTPMYEQAREAAKGALPNGPFTGVPFLLKDLGATYGGVRQTAGSAFLKDFIPDHDSELVARHKKAGLVVIGKTNTPEFGIVPTTEPHFFGPARNPWNTERSTGGSSGGSAAAVAAGIVPFAHANDGGGSIRIPASCCGLFGLKPTRARNSLGPDLGDMIGGLVAEHAVTRSVRDSAALLDATAGPVPGDPYWAPPQERPYLEEAKTDPGRLRIAFTTETGTGTPMSQDCIDAVRDAAKLCEKLGHRVTEAAPAVAGELVSQMFMTLYAAGHSWAISAFSMLSGRTPSEEHFEPLTWALYQMGKQVSASDYLMAVAGLQQISRQVARFMVDYDIWLNATLAEPPLPLGTLDSPPDDPLYGLMRSGAYVPYTPICNFTGQPAMSVPLYWNKEGLPIGTHFVARFGDEATLFRLAAQLEQARPWAERRPPLSA from the coding sequence ATGGGATCAGCAGATGAATTGACTTTTTTGGATGCAACCGCGCAGGCCGAGTTGGTGCGGCGGAAAGAGCTCAAACCGATCGAGATGGTTGAGGCGGCGATCCAGCGAGCCGAGCGGCTGAACCCGAAGCTGAATGCGATCGTCACGCCCATGTATGAGCAGGCACGGGAAGCGGCCAAAGGCGCATTGCCGAATGGCCCGTTTACCGGCGTGCCTTTTCTTCTCAAGGATCTGGGAGCCACGTACGGCGGCGTGCGCCAGACGGCGGGTTCGGCGTTTCTGAAGGATTTTATTCCCGACCACGACAGCGAACTGGTGGCGCGCCACAAGAAGGCGGGGCTCGTGGTGATCGGAAAGACGAATACGCCTGAATTTGGAATCGTGCCGACCACCGAGCCTCATTTCTTTGGGCCCGCTCGCAACCCCTGGAACACCGAGAGAAGCACGGGCGGCTCGAGCGGCGGCTCGGCGGCGGCGGTGGCCGCCGGGATTGTTCCTTTCGCGCATGCCAATGACGGCGGCGGTTCGATCAGAATTCCCGCTTCCTGCTGCGGGCTCTTTGGACTCAAGCCGACGCGCGCGCGCAATTCTCTCGGGCCCGATTTGGGCGATATGATAGGCGGATTAGTTGCTGAACACGCGGTAACGCGCTCGGTGCGTGATAGCGCGGCGCTGCTGGATGCGACTGCCGGTCCGGTTCCGGGCGACCCATATTGGGCGCCGCCGCAGGAGCGGCCTTATTTGGAAGAAGCAAAGACGGATCCCGGGCGCTTGCGGATCGCGTTCACAACGGAAACGGGAACGGGAACTCCGATGAGCCAGGACTGCATTGACGCGGTTCGCGACGCCGCTAAATTGTGCGAGAAGCTCGGGCACCGTGTCACTGAGGCGGCGCCTGCGGTCGCAGGCGAATTAGTCAGCCAGATGTTCATGACGCTGTATGCCGCCGGCCACTCGTGGGCGATTAGCGCTTTCTCAATGCTGTCAGGGAGAACGCCCTCTGAGGAACATTTCGAACCGCTGACATGGGCTCTTTACCAGATGGGCAAACAGGTCTCCGCGTCCGATTACCTGATGGCGGTAGCCGGCCTGCAACAGATTTCCCGGCAGGTGGCGAGATTCATGGTTGACTATGACATTTGGCTGAACGCAACGCTGGCCGAGCCGCCGTTACCGTTGGGGACTCTCGATTCTCCGCCCGATGATCCTTTATACGGGCTCATGCGCTCGGGCGCGTATGTGCCCTATACGCCGATCTGCAATTTTACCGGCCAGCCGGCGATGTCGGTGCCGTTATACTGGAATAAGGAAGGTCTTCCGATTGGGACGCATTTCGTGGCTCGCTTCGGAGACGAGGCGACTCTGTTTCGCCTGGCTGCCCAACTCGAACAGGCGCGGCCGTGGGCGGAGAGGCGGCCGCCTTTGTCTGCTTAG
- a CDS encoding TIGR01212 family radical SAM protein has protein sequence MHAKRYYQFSEYLKERFGCKVYKVTIDAGFTCPNRDGKLGWGGCTYCNNKGFSANTRKAPGPIAEQVRQGMEFMRRRYKAEKFIAYFQAYTNTYAPIEILRAYYDEALAFEDMVALSVGTRPDCVPESVLDLIESYRSSHEVWIEYGLQTIHDKTLRLINRGHDYAVFLDALDRTKQRDIKICVHVILGLPGESRDDMMATACAVGEMNIHSLKIHLMHVLKDTPIEKDYREGLFKALEFDEYIKLVCDFLECIPPTVSIQRLTADGPRTILLAPAWATEKGRTLAAIDAEFIRRNSRQGIRTGSSH, from the coding sequence CTGCATGCAAAGCGATACTATCAATTCAGTGAATATCTGAAAGAACGCTTTGGTTGCAAGGTATATAAAGTGACCATAGATGCAGGTTTCACTTGCCCGAATCGCGACGGGAAATTGGGATGGGGCGGGTGTACCTACTGCAACAATAAGGGATTCAGCGCGAACACGAGGAAAGCACCGGGCCCGATCGCCGAGCAGGTCAGGCAGGGAATGGAGTTCATGCGCCGGCGCTACAAGGCGGAGAAATTCATCGCCTATTTCCAGGCGTACACAAATACATATGCTCCGATCGAGATCCTGCGAGCATACTATGATGAGGCGCTTGCTTTTGAAGACATGGTGGCTCTTTCCGTTGGAACCCGTCCCGATTGCGTTCCCGAGTCGGTTCTCGATCTGATCGAGAGTTACCGCTCGAGTCATGAAGTCTGGATCGAATACGGGCTGCAGACAATTCACGACAAGACACTACGGCTTATTAATCGCGGGCATGATTATGCGGTTTTTCTCGATGCGCTCGATCGGACGAAGCAGCGCGACATTAAGATTTGCGTGCATGTTATTCTGGGATTGCCGGGAGAGTCCCGCGACGACATGATGGCGACCGCATGCGCCGTGGGTGAAATGAATATCCACAGTCTGAAAATCCACCTGATGCACGTATTGAAGGATACGCCGATCGAGAAGGACTATCGAGAAGGGCTTTTCAAGGCGCTCGAGTTCGACGAGTACATCAAATTAGTGTGCGACTTCCTGGAGTGTATCCCGCCGACGGTCTCGATTCAGCGCCTCACCGCCGATGGCCCGCGCACGATCCTGCTTGCGCCGGCCTGGGCGACTGAAAAAGGCAGGACCCTCGCAGCCATCGACGCCGAATTCATTCGGCGCAATTCCCGGCAGGGAATCCGCACCGGATCATCCCACTGA
- a CDS encoding NTPase: MSSKILLTGAPGIGKTTAIRKVAEGLGARASGFYTEEMREGGRRVGFEIVTLDGRRAPLSHIGIPGKQRVGRYGVDTESMDSVAVPAIKRAIEEGHIVIIDEIGKMELFSHRFRQVVLKAFGSSSPVVAVIMAKPNPFADSLKERDDADLIELTHSNRDSVPAKIIEDILFFLRKP; encoded by the coding sequence GGGATCGGGAAAACGACTGCCATAAGAAAAGTAGCGGAAGGGCTCGGAGCGCGCGCTTCAGGATTTTATACGGAGGAAATGAGAGAAGGCGGCCGCAGAGTCGGATTTGAGATAGTAACGCTCGACGGGCGGCGCGCTCCGCTTTCCCACATCGGGATTCCCGGTAAGCAGCGAGTCGGACGATATGGAGTGGATACGGAATCGATGGATTCGGTAGCCGTTCCCGCCATCAAGCGGGCGATCGAGGAAGGGCATATCGTCATTATCGACGAGATCGGCAAAATGGAGTTGTTCAGTCACAGATTTCGTCAGGTGGTTCTGAAAGCGTTCGGCTCCTCCAGCCCGGTGGTGGCGGTTATCATGGCCAAGCCGAATCCGTTCGCCGATTCCTTAAAAGAAAGAGACGATGCAGACCTCATCGAACTGACGCATTCGAATCGAGATTCGGTTCCGGCGAAAATCATCGAAGATATTCTTTTTTTTCTGCGCAAGCCTTGA